A genomic stretch from Budorcas taxicolor isolate Tak-1 chromosome 15, Takin1.1, whole genome shotgun sequence includes:
- the HYOU1 gene encoding hypoxia up-regulated protein 1 isoform X3, with protein MAATVRRQRPRRIACWALMTVLLADLLALSDTLAVMSVDLGSESMKVAIVKPGVPMEIVLNKESRRKTPVTVTLKENERFFGDSAASMAIKNPKATLRYFQYLLGKQENNPHVALYKARFPEHELGFDPQRRTVYFQISPQLQFSPEEVLSMLLNYSRSLAEDFAEQPIKDAVITVPAFFNQAERRAVLQAARMAGLKVLQLINDNTATALSYGVFRRKDINSTAQNIMFYDMGSGSTVCTIVTYQTVKTKDAGMQPQLQIRGVGFDRTLGGLEMELRLREHLAGLFNEQRKGQRANDVRENPRAMAKLLREANRLKTVLSANADHVAQIEGLMDDVDFKAKVTRAEFEELCADLFERVPGPVQQALQSAEMKLDEIEQVILVGGATRVPKVQEVLLKAVGKEELGKNINADEAAAMGAVYQAAALSKAFKVKPFVVRDAVIYPILVEFTREVEEETGVRSLKHNKRVLFSRMGPYPQRKVITFNRYSHDFNFHINYGDLGFLGPEDLRVFGSQNLTTVKLKGVGESFKKYPDYESKGIKAHFNLDESGVLSLDRVESVFETLVEDSPEEESTLTKLGNTISSLFGGGSTPDTKENGTDTVQEEEEGPVEGSKDEPGEQAELKEEAEAPAEDTSSPPPPEAKGAAAPEGEKATEKDGGDKPEAQKPSEKGEAGSEGAPPAPEEEKKQKPARKQRMVDEIGVELVVLDLPDLPEDQLARSAQKLQDLTLRDLQKQEREKAANSLEAFIFETQDKLYQPEYQEVSTEEQREDISGKLSATSTWLEDEGFGATTAMLKEKLAELRKLCHGLFFRVEERKKWPERLSALDNLLNHSSMFLKGARLIPEMDQIFTEVEMTTLEKIINETWAWKNATVAEQAKLSATEKPVLLSKDIEAKMAALDREVQYLLNKAKFAKPRPRPRDKNGTRAEAPLNASASDQSEKVIPPPGQTEDTKPIPEPEKETAGPEAADSEPLELGGPAAAEQKEHSEQPTGQKGTLKNDEL; from the exons ATGGCAGCCACAGTCCGAAGGCAGAGGCCGAGGAGGATAGCCTGTTGGGCCTTGATGACTGTGCTCTTGGCAGACCTGTTGGCATTGAGTG ACACACTGGCAGTGATGTCTGTGGACCTGGGCAGCGAGTCTATGAAGGTGGCCATCGTCAAACCTGGAGTACCCATGGAGATTGTCTTGAACAA GGAGTCCCGGAGGAAAACCCCAGTGACTGTGACCCTGAAAGAAAATGAACGGTTCTTTGGCGACAGTGCGGCCAGCATG GCCATCAAGAACCCAAAAGCAACGCTGCGTTACTTCCAGTACCTCCTGGGGAAGCAGGAGAATAACCCCCATGTAGCCCTGTACAAAGCTCGTTTCCCCGAGCATGAGCTGGGCTTTGACCCGCAGAGGCGGACTGTGTACTTCCAAATCAGCCC gcagcTGCAGTTCTCGCCGGAGGAGGTCCTCAGCATGCTTCTCAACTACTCCCGGTCTCTGGCTGAAGATTTTGCAG AGCAGCCCATCAAGGATGCAGTGATCACTGTGCCAGCCTTCTTCAATCAGGCTGAGCGCCGAGCCGTGCTGCAGGCTGCGCGAATGGCTGGCCTCAAGGTGCTGCAGCTCATCAATGACAACACCGCCACTGCCCTCAGCTACGGTGTCTTCCGCAGGAAAGATATCAACAGCACTGCCCAG AATATCATGTTCTATGACATGGGCTCAGGCAGCACTGTGTGCACCATCGTGACCTACCAGACAGTGAAGACTAAGGATGCGGGGATGCAGCCACAGCTGCAGATCCGGGGCGTGGG GTTTGACCGTACCCTGGGGGGCCTGGAGATGGAGCTCCGCCTGCGTGAGCACCTGGCTGGGCTTTTCAACGAGCAGCGCAAGGGTCAGAGAGCAAACGACGTGCGAGAGAACCCTCGTGCCATGGCCAAGCTGCTGCGTGAGGCCAATCGACTGAAGACCGTTCTGAGCGCCAATGCTGACCACGTGGCCCAG ATCGAGGGCCTGATGGATGATGTGGATTTCAAGGCAAAGGTGACTCGAGCCGAGTTTGAAGAGTTGTGTGCAGACTTGTTTGAGCGGGTCCCTGGGCCCGTGCAGCAAGCGCTGCAGAGTGCAGAGATGAAACTG GATGAGATTGAGCAGGTGATCCTGGTGGGCGGGGCCACTCGCGTCCCCAAAGTGCAGGAGGTGCTGCTGAAGGCTGTGGGCAA GGAAGAGCTGGGGAAGAACATCAATGCCGATGAAGCCGCCGCCATGGGGGCTGTGTACCAGGCGGCCGCGCTCAGTAAAGCCTTCAAGGTGAAGCCTTTTGTCGTCCGAGATGCGGTGATCTACCCCATCCTG GTGGAGTTCAcgagggaggtggaggaggagactGGGGTCCGCAGCCTGAAGCACAATAAGCGCGTCCTCTTCTCTCGCATGGGACCCTACCCTCAGCGCAAAGTCATTACCTTTAACCGCTACAGCCATGACTTCAACTTCCACATCAACTACGGTGACCTGGGCTTCCTGGGGCCTGAGGATCTTCG ggtaTTTGGCTCCCAGAATCTGACCACAGTGAAGCTAAAAGGTGTGGGCGAGAGCTTTAAGAAGTATCCCGACTACGAGTCTAAGGGCATCAAGGCTCACTTCAACCTGGACGAGAGCGGCGTGCTCAGCCTGGACAGG GTGGAGTCTGTGTTTGAGACGTTGGTGGAGGACAGCCCAGAAGAGGAATCTACTCTGACCA AACTTGGCAACACCATCTCCAGCCTGTTTGGAGGTGGCAGCACACCAGATACTAAAGAAAATGGTACTGACACAGTCCAG gaggaggaggaagggcctGTTGAGGGGAGCAAGGACGAGCCTGGAGAGCAAGCGGAGCTcaaggaggaagctgaggccccaGCGGAGGACACCTCTTCGCCCCCACCCCCTGAGGCTAAGGGGGCTGCAGCGCCTGAGGGAGAAAAGGCCACAGAGAAAGATGGCGGGGACAAGCCCGAGGCCCAG AAGCCAAGTGAGAAAGGGGAGGCGGGGTCTGAGGGTGCCCCTCCAGCCCcggaggaagaaaagaagcagaaaccaGCCCGGAAGCAGAGGATGGTGGATGAGATCGGGGTGGAGCTGGTCGTCCTGGACCTGCCTGACTTGCCTGAGGACCAGCTGGCCCGCTCGGCCCAGAA ACTCCAGGACCTGACACTCCGGGACCTGCAGAAGCAGGAACGGGAGAAAGCAGCCAACAGTTTGGAAGCCTTCATCTTTGAGACCCAG GACAAGCTGTACCAGCCTGAGTACCAGGAAGTGTCAACCGAGGAGCAGCGTGAGGACATCTCTGGGAAGCTCAGTGCCACGTCCACTTGGCTGGAGGATGAGGGCTTTGGGGCCACCACAGCG ATGTTGAAGGAGAAGCTGGCTGAGCTACGGAAGCTGTGCCACGGGCTGTTTTTTCGAGTGGAAGAGCGCAAGAAGTGGCCCGAACGGCTGTCTGCCCTGGATAATCTCCTCAATCATTCCAGCATGTTCCTCAA AGGGGCCCGGCTCATCCCAGAGATGGACCAGATCTTCACTGAAGTGGAGATGACAACATTAGAGAAAATCATCAATGAGACCTGG GCCTGGAAGAACGCAACCGTGGCCGAGCAGGCCAAGCTTTCCGCCACAGAGAAGCCCGTGTTGCTCTCGAAAGACATCGAGGCCAAGATGGCGGCCCTGGACCGCGAGGTGCAGTATCTGCTCAATAAGGCCAAGTTCGCCaagccccggccccggccccgggacAAGAACGGGACCCGGGCAGAGGCTCCCCTCAATGCCAGTGCCAGTGACCAGAGTGAGAAGGTCATCCCTCCCCCAG GCCAGACTGAAGACACGAAGCCCATCCCAGAACCTGAGAAGGAGACTG CAGGACCTGAAGCAGCAGACTCTGAGCCTCTGGAGTTAGGGGGTCCCGCAGCAG CTGAACAGAAGGAACACTCGGAACAGCCAACAGGACAGAAGGGAACTTTGAAGAATGATGAACTATAA